The Mycolicibacterium cosmeticum DNA window CGGAGGCCACCAGCGCGGCGACGCCGACGACGGCGGCCACGAGTACCAGTACCACCAGGCCGATCACCAGGTGGGTGGATCGGCGCCACCGAGCGGGCCGCATATAGAGCAGGGTATCGCTACCTCTAGGGTGGACCCGCGTCGCGACAGCGGCGCCCGCGCCGTCATCCGTCCCCATGGAGGAGCTTTGAGCGAGCAGTTCGACGTCGTCATCGAGATCCCCAAGGGATCGCGCAACAAGTACGAGGTGGATCACGAGACCGGACGGGTCAAGCTGGACCGCTACCTCTACACCTCGTTCGGCTACCCGACCGACTACGGGTTCTTCGAGAACACCCTCGGCGAGGACGGCGACCCGCTGGACGCGCTGGTGCTGCTGACCGAGTCGGTGTTCCCCGGTGTCATCGTCGAGGCCCGGCCCGTCGCGATGTTCCAGATGACCGACGAGGCCGGCGGCGACGACAAGCTGTTGTGCGTGCCCGCCGGTGATCCGCGCTGGGATCACATCCAGGACCTGGCCGACGTGCCGCCGTTCGAGCTCGAGGCCATCAAGCACTTCTTCGTGCACTACAAGGACCTGGAGCCGGGCAAGTTCGTCAAGGCCGCCGACTGGGCCGGACGGGATGCCGCGGTGGCCGAGCTGCAGCGCTCGATCGAGCGGTTCAAGACGCACTGAGTCCGCTGGGGCTTGATTTTGCACCGCCGTAACACGCGGTAACGCCGGTGTGTCCTGCGCCTTCGATCATGGGAGGCGTGTTGATGCATCAGGGGATCGGCCTCGAAGCGTTCAATGCCATGCCGCCGCGGCGTGCCATGCACGCGGTGTACGAGTGCGTGCACTGTGTGACGCTGGCCGGGGACCTCGTCGCCGGACGGCCCTACCCGAATCACGACGCCTTGTTCCGCCGGGCCGACGCGTTGCTGTTCAGCCTGTCCGAGCAGTCGGTCGACGCGATCCTGCAGGCCTACCCGTGTTCGGTGCGGCCCTGCGATGACGCGGAGCGGTCCGCGCTGCGGGCAGCCGAGCAGCGCTACAGCGACAAGTTCGGCTTCGACTACGTGATGTACGTCGCGGGCCTGTGTGCCCCCGACGTGCTCACCACGATCGCCGATCGCATGCACCACGACGTGGAGACCGAGCGCAAGGTGGTGCGCAACGAACTCGCCAAGATCAACCGGACCCGGCTGGAGCGGATGCTCGGGCCGGAGGGCGGTTTCGACAACTGGTAGTCGGGCATGAGCGCTCGCGCGAAGAGCATTAGGCTCGCCCGGTGAGCAGTGCCACCCCTCCCCACTTCCTGGCCTTCCCCGATCTGGCGTCGCGCGCCGCGGGCGGTGCCGTGCTCTGGGCCAACGACGAGGTGTTCGCCGAGAAGGAGAACCTGATCACCCCGGCCGCCGCCGAACACCGGCCGGCCACCTTCGGCCACAAGGGCCAGATCTACGACGGCTGGGAGACGCGCAGGCGCCGCGGGGCCACCCCGGATTCGTGCGATTCGGCCATCATCAGGCTCGGGGCGCCGGCCCTGGTGCACGGCGTCGTCGTCGACACCGCATGGTTCACCGGGAACTACCCGCCGCACATCTCGGTCGAGGCCGCCAACGTGGCGGGTCATCCCTCGGTCGAGGAGCTGGTGCACAAGACCGAGTGGACGACCATCGTGGAGCGCGCCGCGGTCAACGGGGACACCCGGAATCCCTTCCCGGTCAAGTCGACTCGGCGCTGGACGCATGTGCGCCTCTCGATGTACCCCGACGGCGGTATCGCTCGGTTCCGGGTGCACGGCCAGGGTGTGCTCGATCCCGGTTTCGCCGCCGCCCTGCCGCTGGACCTGGCCGCCCTGGAGAACGGCGGCCGGATCACGGCGTGTTCCAACATGTTCTACAGTTCGCCGAACAATTTGTTGCTGCCCGGCACCCCGCGGCACATGGGCGAGGGCTGGGAGACGTCGCGCCGCCGCGATGCCGGCAACGACTGGGTGCAGGTGCGGCTGGCCGGGGAGGGGCTGCTCGCGGCCGCGGAACTGGACACCAGCTATTTCGTCGGTAACGCGCCGGGCTGGGCCCGGCTGTCGGGGCGCAGCGGTGAGGGCGATTGGTTCGAGGTGCTGCCGCGCACCGATCTGCAGCCCGACACCCGGCACCGCTTCCTGCTCGAGGACGATCGTTCGGTCACCGAGGCCCGGCTGGACATCTACCCGGACGGTGGGATGGCCCGGCTGCGGCTCTTCGGCCACTTGACCGAGCTTGGGCGCCAACAGGTTCGCCAGATCTGGGCGGCCAGCGCCTGAATCGGGCGGATGATGACCCGATGACCGTGCACGGACATTGGGACGACCGTTTCGCCCACCTCGTCGACGCCCTGGCCGAGGAGGTACAGACCGGCGCCGAGGTCGGTGCCGCCATCGCCGTCGACATCGACGGTGAGCTGGTGGTCGACGTGTGGGCCGGCCACGCCGACGCGGCCAGGACCACGCCGTGGACCCGCGACACCATCGTCAACGTGTGGTCGTCGACGAAGACCGTCACCAGCCTGGCCGCGCTGATGCTCATCGACCGTGGGCTGATCGACGCCGACGACCGGGTGGCCGACCATTGGCCGGAGTTCGCCGCCAACGGAAAACAGGAGGTGCGGATCCGTCACCTGCTCACCCATTCGTCCGGGGTGTCGGGCTGGGAGCAGCCCGTGGTACCGGAGGACATCCTGGACTGGACGAAGTCCACCGCGGCACTGGCGGCGCAGGCACCGTGGTGGGAGCCGGGTACCGCGTCGGGCTATCACGCCCTGACCTACGGCCACCTGATCGGTGAGGTGGTGCGCAGGGTCACCGGCAGCCCGCTCAAGGAGTTCGTGCGTGCCGAGATCGCCGGGCCGCTCGGGGCGGACTTCCAGATCGGCGCGTCCCCGGACGATGACGGGCGGATCGCCGAGATCATCCCGGCCACCGAGCCTTTCGACCTGCCGCCGATGGATCAGTGGCCAGTCCCGATGTTGAAGACCTTCACCGGCCCGGCGCCCGATCCCAGGATCGCCAACACCGCGGCGTGGCGGGCCGCCGACATCGGCGCGGTCAACGGGCACACCAACGCCAGGGCCCTGGCCAGGATCCTGTCGGCGGTCTCGCTCGGCGGCACCGTCGGCGGGGTCACCCTGCTGCGCCCGGAAACGGTCGAGAAGATCTTCGAGGTGCAGCTCGACGGACCCGATCTGGTGCTGGCCGGTCATCGGCTGCGCTGGGGTCTCGGCTTCGGGCTGCCCCAGCCGGAGACGATTCCCTATGTGCCGGACGAGAAGATCTGCTTCTGGGGTGGTTGGGGCGGCTCGTGGGAGACCATGAATCCCGACCGGCGGGCGACCGTCGCCTACGTGATGAACAAGATGGGTCCAGGCGTGGAAGGGTCGGCGCGCACGGACCGGTATTTCCGGTTGGTCTACGACGCGCTCTGAGCCACCAGGTTGCGCAGTGGTTCGCCCCGGCCCAGGCGCCCGATGTTGGCGGCGATATCGTCGGCCCGGCCGGCGAAGGTGTCCGCGGTGACCCCGGAGGAGTGCGGAGTCATCAGGATGTTGGTCAGCTCGTGGAACGGCAGCCCGGCGGGTGGGCACCCATCCGTGCCCGGCGCGGGGTACCGGTACCACACGTCGATGGCCGCGGCCCGAATACTGCGGTGTAGCAACGCGTCATAGAGTGCGTGCTCGTCGACCAGCGGGCCGCGGCCGACGTTGATCAGCACACCGTCGGCACCCAACGCCGCCAGCTGCGCCGCACCGATCATGCCGGTGGTCGCGGCGCTGAGCGGGGCCGAGACCACCACCACGTCGGATTCGGCCATCAGCCGGTCCAGCGACGACGCGGTGTCGGCCGCCCAGGCCAGACCGTGCGCCGGGTCGACCCGACCCGACCCGGTGACGGCCGCACCGGTGCAGCCCAACGCGCGCAACAACTCCCACGATCGCCGGCCGATGTGCCCGAAGCCGACGAAGCCGATCCGCGCCCCCGCCACGGTGGGCGGTTGTGCGATGGTGTCGTCATACACCGAGGTGGCCCACACCCCGCGCCGCAGTGCCCGGTCCTGTGCCAGGAAATCCCGGCGCAGGGTGATAGCGGCACTGAGCACGTATTCGGCGATCGAGCGTTCGTGATGAAAGGTATTGGCCACCTGGATGTCCGGGCCCAGGGCGGTGAAGTCGACCCGGTCGGTGCCGGCTCCCGCCACATGGATGAGCCGCAGCATCTCGGCCACCCGAGCCATCTCGGCGGTGAACCGGCCGCCGACGTAGACCTCCGCGGTGCGCAGGGCGTGCTCGTCACCCCAGACGACCCGCGCATCGGTCGGCAGCGCGGCCTCGAAGCGGGCGCGGTGCGGTACCAGATTGCGGTCGGTGACCAGGATCTGCATGTCAGATACCCCGTTGCAGGGCAGGGCGTTTGCTGTCGAAGGTCCAGCCGGGGATCAGGTACTGCATGGCCACCGCGTCGTCGCGCGCACCCAGCCCCTCGGCGAGGTACAGCTCGTGCGCGGCGGCCACCCGATCCTCGTCCAGTTCGACACCGAGGCCGGGCGCGTCCGGGACATCGAGGTAACCGTCGACGATCGGGAAGGGCGCCTTGGTGATGCGCTGACCGTCCTGCCAGATCCAATGCGTGTCGATCGCGGTGATGGCGCCGGGCGCGGCGGCCGCGACGTGGGTGAACATCGCCAGCGACACGTCGAAGTGGTTGTTGGAGTGCGACCCCCACGTCAGACCCCACGCATCGCACAGCTGTGCCACCCGCACCGACCCGCTCATGGTCCAGAAGTGCGGATCGGCCAGCGGGATGTCCACGGCACCGGACCGGATCGCATGCCCCATCTCACGCCAGTCGGTGGCGATCATGTTCGTCGCCGTCGGCAGCCCGGTCGCGCGTTTGAACTCGGCCATCACCTCGCGGCCGGAGAAGCCGCCTTCCGGCCCCACCGGGTCCTCGGCGTAGGCCAACACCCCGGTGAGCTCCCGGCACGTGGTGACGGCATCGTCGAGCAGCCAGCCGCCGTTGGGATCCAGGGTGATCCGGGCATCCGGGAACCGGTCGGCCAACGCGATCACGGCCTTGGCCTCCTCGGCCGCGGGCAGCACGCCACCTTTCAGTTTGAAATCCCGGAAACCGTAACGGTCGCGGGCCGCCTCGGCCAACCGCACCACAGCCTCGGGTGTCATCGCCTCGTCGTGCCGGATGCGCAGCCACTCGTCGGCTCCCGGCGCCTCGTCGGCGGCCGAGCGGTACGCCAGATCGGTTCTGGTGCGGTCCCCGACGAAGAACAGGTACCCCAGCGCCTGCACCCGGCTGCGCTCTTGGCCATCGCCCAGCAGGGCCGCGACGGGCACCCCGAGATACTGGCCGAGCAGGTCCAGCAGCGCGGATTCGATCGCGGTGACGGCGTGCACGGTGACCCGCAGGTCGAAGGTCTGGGCACCGCGGCCACCGGCGTCCCGGCCGGCGAACTCGCGGCGGACATCCCCGAGCACGGCGTGGTGGTCCCCGATGCTGCGGCCCTCGACGAGCGGGCGGGCATCCTCCAAGGTGCGCTGGATGGCCGCCCCGCCCGGCACCTCGCCCACCCCGGTGTTGCCTTCGGAGTCCTTGAGGATCAGCAGGTTCCGGGTGAAGTACGGCCCGTGGGCGCCGCTGAGGTTGAGCAGCATGCTGTCGTGTCCGGCGATGGGGACCACCCGCATCGCGGTGACGGTGGGTGTCCGGTGGGGAGTCTTGTGGGTACTCATGAATTCACCTTCTCTGCCAATGGCCGGAGTACCCGGCTCACCTTGTCGCCTGCCGCGCACAGTGCCTCGATGAGGCCGGCTTCCCGCTCGGCCGTCAAGCGGGCGACCGGGACCGAGACACTGATCGCGTCCTGGGCCGGTCGGCTGTAGCGCAGCGGCACCGCGAAACATCGCACGCCGACGGTGTTCTCCTCGTCGTCGGTGGCGTAACCGCGGATTCGCGCCGTCTCCAGCGCCTCGTCCAACACGGCGCGGTCGGTCACCGTCCGCTCCGTGAGGGGGGTCAGCTCGGCCGGGATGTGCGCGTCGCGCTCGGCGCCGACCCGTTCGGCGAGCAGCGCCTTGCCCAGCGCCGTCGTGTACGCGGGCAGCCGCCTGCCGACCCGGTTGGTGGTGCGCTGGTACTGCCGGGACTCCCGGGTGGCCAGGTAGACGACGTCGTAGCCGTCCAGGCGGGCCAGGTGGAAGGTCTCGTCCCAGCTGCCGCGCAGCTCGTCCAGGAAGGGCGTGATGCTCGGCAGGTACGGGTCGGTGTCCAGGTAACTGGTGCCGACCAGCAGGGCCCGAATCCCGATGCTGTACAACGTGCCCGACTCGTCGCACCGCACCCAGCCCTGCGCGATCAGGGTGCGCAGCAGCGCGTGGGCGCTGCTGCGGGGCATGTCGAGCGCGGCACTGACCTCCCGGATGCGGGCCGGCTGATCGTGGCGGGCGGCCAGGAACTCGAGCAGTTCGACGGTGCGGGCGGCGGATTTCACGCCGGTCGGGGCGATCCTGCGCACGGCGTGTTCGGTCATAGCAGTCCCATCTGCTGGACGACGAGGATGACGGCTCCGACGGCCGAGGCGGTGATCGCCGTCCACCGCTGCCGGCGTGGGTTCAGCAGCCGGTTCGCGTAGCGGGACAACACATATCCCGCCACGGTGGCCGGTATCAGCATGGCGCACATGACCAGGGTGTGCCGGTCCACCGCGCCGGTGACCGTCAGCATCGTCAACGACATGAGCGAGCCGATCAGGAAGAACCCGGACATCGTCCCGCGCAGCCGCGGTCCGGTGTTGCGCTGCCACACCAGCGCCATCGGCGGGCCGCCGATCGAGGTGGCCGTGCCCAGCATCCCCGAGGTGGCGCCGGCCAGCACGAGGTTGCGGCGCCGGGGCGCGGGTATCCAGCCCAGGCTGGTCAGTGCGACACCGCCGAGCACGACGCCCGCGATCAGCATCGCCAGGGCCTGTTGCGGTATGGCGGTGAGGATCAGCGCACCGGCGACGGTGCCCGGTACCCGGCCGGCCAGCGCCCAGCCGGTGCCCTTCACGTCGATCGCCGTCCGCTCGCGCACCACCACCATCAGGGTGACGATGGCCGCCAACATGATCAGGGTGCCGGGGATGAGTGCCGGGTCCACCAACGCGACGACGGGAGCGGCCAGCATGCCGAGCCCGAAGCCGATCGAGGCCTGCAGGCAGGACGCGATCAACACCGCGATCGCGATGGCCGCGTAACCGGACACGCTCACTTCGCTCATGCGCTGTGTGACAGCCGGGTTGACGCCCCGAGCGGGTGGTGGCACTCCACCGCGTGCCCGGCGCCCTGCAGGTCCGACACCGGTGGCCGCTGCTGTGCACAGATGTCGGTGGCGTGCGCGCAGCGGGTGCGGAACCGGCACCCGGACGGCGGGTTCAGCGGTGAGGGCACCTCGCCGGTGAGCAGGATGCGTTCACCGCGCTGCTCGGCGTGCAGCTTGGGCGCGGCCGACATCAGGGCGGCCGTGTAGGGGTGTTCGGGGCTGTCGAATACCGCTTCGGTCGGCCCGGTTTCGATGATTCGGCCCAGGTACATCACGGCGACCCGGTCGGCGACGTGCCGTACCACGGACAGGTCGTGTGAGATGAACACATAGGAGATCTGCAGTTCCCGCTGCAGGTCGTTGAGCAGGTTGAGCACCTGCGCCTGCACCGAGAGGTCCAGCGCGGAGACCGGCTCGTCGCAGATGATGACGTCGGGGTTCAGCGCCAGGGCCCGCGCGATGCCGATCCGCTGACGCTGACCGCCGGAGAACTCCTGCGGGTACTTGCCGAACGCCTTGGGTCCCAACCCGACCATGTCCAGCAGCCCGCGCACCCGCATGTCGCGGTCCTTGCGCGACGGGTACAGCGTCTTGTGTGTGCGCCACGGTTCGGCGATGATCTCGGCCGCCGTCATCCGGGAGTTCAGCGAGGCGTACGGATCCTGGAACACCATCTGCATGCGGCGACGGAACTTCAGCAGGTCCTTGCCGCGCAGGCCGTACGGGTCGATGCCGTCGAAGCTGACGGTGCCCGCGTCCGGCCGCTCCAGCATCATCAGGGTGCGGGCCAGGGTGGATTTGCCGCAGCCGGATTCGCCGACCAGGCCCAGGGTTTCACCGCGCCGCAGATCCAGGTCGATCCCGTCCAGCGCGTGCAGTTTCTTACCGCCGGCCACCCGGAAGCT harbors:
- a CDS encoding 2-hydroxyacid dehydrogenase, with the protein product MQILVTDRNLVPHRARFEAALPTDARVVWGDEHALRTAEVYVGGRFTAEMARVAEMLRLIHVAGAGTDRVDFTALGPDIQVANTFHHERSIAEYVLSAAITLRRDFLAQDRALRRGVWATSVYDDTIAQPPTVAGARIGFVGFGHIGRRSWELLRALGCTGAAVTGSGRVDPAHGLAWAADTASSLDRLMAESDVVVVSAPLSAATTGMIGAAQLAALGADGVLINVGRGPLVDEHALYDALLHRSIRAAAIDVWYRYPAPGTDGCPPAGLPFHELTNILMTPHSSGVTADTFAGRADDIAANIGRLGRGEPLRNLVAQSAS
- a CDS encoding enolase C-terminal domain-like protein is translated as MSTHKTPHRTPTVTAMRVVPIAGHDSMLLNLSGAHGPYFTRNLLILKDSEGNTGVGEVPGGAAIQRTLEDARPLVEGRSIGDHHAVLGDVRREFAGRDAGGRGAQTFDLRVTVHAVTAIESALLDLLGQYLGVPVAALLGDGQERSRVQALGYLFFVGDRTRTDLAYRSAADEAPGADEWLRIRHDEAMTPEAVVRLAEAARDRYGFRDFKLKGGVLPAAEEAKAVIALADRFPDARITLDPNGGWLLDDAVTTCRELTGVLAYAEDPVGPEGGFSGREVMAEFKRATGLPTATNMIATDWREMGHAIRSGAVDIPLADPHFWTMSGSVRVAQLCDAWGLTWGSHSNNHFDVSLAMFTHVAAAAPGAITAIDTHWIWQDGQRITKAPFPIVDGYLDVPDAPGLGVELDEDRVAAAHELYLAEGLGARDDAVAMQYLIPGWTFDSKRPALQRGI
- a CDS encoding inorganic diphosphatase, with the protein product MSEQFDVVIEIPKGSRNKYEVDHETGRVKLDRYLYTSFGYPTDYGFFENTLGEDGDPLDALVLLTESVFPGVIVEARPVAMFQMTDEAGGDDKLLCVPAGDPRWDHIQDLADVPPFELEAIKHFFVHYKDLEPGKFVKAADWAGRDAAVAELQRSIERFKTH
- a CDS encoding IclR family transcriptional regulator, translating into MTEHAVRRIAPTGVKSAARTVELLEFLAARHDQPARIREVSAALDMPRSSAHALLRTLIAQGWVRCDESGTLYSIGIRALLVGTSYLDTDPYLPSITPFLDELRGSWDETFHLARLDGYDVVYLATRESRQYQRTTNRVGRRLPAYTTALGKALLAERVGAERDAHIPAELTPLTERTVTDRAVLDEALETARIRGYATDDEENTVGVRCFAVPLRYSRPAQDAISVSVPVARLTAEREAGLIEALCAAGDKVSRVLRPLAEKVNS
- the alc gene encoding allantoicase yields the protein MSSATPPHFLAFPDLASRAAGGAVLWANDEVFAEKENLITPAAAEHRPATFGHKGQIYDGWETRRRRGATPDSCDSAIIRLGAPALVHGVVVDTAWFTGNYPPHISVEAANVAGHPSVEELVHKTEWTTIVERAAVNGDTRNPFPVKSTRRWTHVRLSMYPDGGIARFRVHGQGVLDPGFAAALPLDLAALENGGRITACSNMFYSSPNNLLLPGTPRHMGEGWETSRRRDAGNDWVQVRLAGEGLLAAAELDTSYFVGNAPGWARLSGRSGEGDWFEVLPRTDLQPDTRHRFLLEDDRSVTEARLDIYPDGGMARLRLFGHLTELGRQQVRQIWAASA
- a CDS encoding ABC transporter ATP-binding protein, with the protein product MSDELLCVRGLAKSFRVAGGKKLHALDGIDLDLRRGETLGLVGESGCGKSTLARTLMMLERPDAGTVSFDGIDPYGLRGKDLLKFRRRMQMVFQDPYASLNSRMTAAEIIAEPWRTHKTLYPSRKDRDMRVRGLLDMVGLGPKAFGKYPQEFSGGQRQRIGIARALALNPDVIICDEPVSALDLSVQAQVLNLLNDLQRELQISYVFISHDLSVVRHVADRVAVMYLGRIIETGPTEAVFDSPEHPYTAALMSAAPKLHAEQRGERILLTGEVPSPLNPPSGCRFRTRCAHATDICAQQRPPVSDLQGAGHAVECHHPLGASTRLSHSA
- a CDS encoding sulfite exporter TauE/SafE family protein, with translation MSVSGYAAIAIAVLIASCLQASIGFGLGMLAAPVVALVDPALIPGTLIMLAAIVTLMVVVRERTAIDVKGTGWALAGRVPGTVAGALILTAIPQQALAMLIAGVVLGGVALTSLGWIPAPRRRNLVLAGATSGMLGTATSIGGPPMALVWQRNTGPRLRGTMSGFFLIGSLMSLTMLTVTGAVDRHTLVMCAMLIPATVAGYVLSRYANRLLNPRRQRWTAITASAVGAVILVVQQMGLL
- a CDS encoding 2-oxo-4-hydroxy-4-carboxy-5-ureidoimidazoline decarboxylase is translated as MLMHQGIGLEAFNAMPPRRAMHAVYECVHCVTLAGDLVAGRPYPNHDALFRRADALLFSLSEQSVDAILQAYPCSVRPCDDAERSALRAAEQRYSDKFGFDYVMYVAGLCAPDVLTTIADRMHHDVETERKVVRNELAKINRTRLERMLGPEGGFDNW
- a CDS encoding EstA family serine hydrolase encodes the protein MTVHGHWDDRFAHLVDALAEEVQTGAEVGAAIAVDIDGELVVDVWAGHADAARTTPWTRDTIVNVWSSTKTVTSLAALMLIDRGLIDADDRVADHWPEFAANGKQEVRIRHLLTHSSGVSGWEQPVVPEDILDWTKSTAALAAQAPWWEPGTASGYHALTYGHLIGEVVRRVTGSPLKEFVRAEIAGPLGADFQIGASPDDDGRIAEIIPATEPFDLPPMDQWPVPMLKTFTGPAPDPRIANTAAWRAADIGAVNGHTNARALARILSAVSLGGTVGGVTLLRPETVEKIFEVQLDGPDLVLAGHRLRWGLGFGLPQPETIPYVPDEKICFWGGWGGSWETMNPDRRATVAYVMNKMGPGVEGSARTDRYFRLVYDAL